The Glycine soja cultivar W05 chromosome 3, ASM419377v2, whole genome shotgun sequence genome window below encodes:
- the LOC114406514 gene encoding cellulose synthase-like protein E2 isoform X2 has protein sequence MGRVEYSPLFETRRCRGRFIYRSFAISLFVTICFIWHYRFSHITKGEDGNWAWLGMLASKLCFGFYWVLTQALRWNLVFRQPFKDRLSQRYEKKLPRVDIFVCTADPDIEPAMMVINTVLSVMAYDYPTEKLSVYLSGDAGSQITFYALLKASNFAKHWVPFCKRFKVEPRSPSAYFKSIVSSGYPTDPSQAKELGAIKNGKQMVEEGALTALAYVADSSEVQFQKYYDVVMPYLKAILANANDKSNHMLRAKAMECISLVGMVVGKEKFRDDAKQVMDVLMSLQQSQLDADDPTASYMLQAWARLCKCLGQDFLPYMGFVMPPLLQSAQLKPDVTITSADSDTEFDEDDDRVKCNT, from the exons ATGGGGAGGGTTGAGTACTCCCCATTGTTTGAGACAAGAAGGTGCAGAGGAAGGTTCATCTACAGGTCCTTTGCTATCTCATTATTTGTGACCATATGCTTTATATGGCATTACAGATTTAGCCACATAACAAAGGGTGAAGATGGAAACTGGGCATGGCTTGGTATGCTTGCTTCAAAGCTGTGTTTTGGCTTTTACTGGGTCCTTACTCAAGCCCTTAGATGGAACCTTGTGTTCAGACAACCCTTCAAAGACAGACTCTCTCAAAG ATATGAGAAAAAGTTGCCAAGAGTGGACATATTTGTGTGCACAGCAGATCCAGATATTGAGCCAGCAATGATGGTGATTAACACAGTGCTATCTGTTATGGCTTATGATTATCCAACTGAAAAATTGAGTGTGTATCTCTCTGGTGATGCTGGATCGCAAATCACGTTCTATGCTCTGCTAAAGGCTTCAAACTTTGCAAAACATTGGGTCCCATTCTGCAAGAGGTTCAAAGTGGAACCCAGGTCACCATCTGCATATTTTAAAAGCATAGTCTCATCAGGTTACCCTACAGACCCAAGTCAAGCCAAAGAACTGGGAGCTATTAAG AATGGGAAGCAAATGGTTGAAGAAGGGGCTTTGACAGCCTTAGCATATGTTGCAGATTCTTCAGAG GTGCAATTTCAGAAGTATTATGATGTTGTGATGCCATACTTAAAAGCTATTTTGGCGAACGCAAATGATAAATCTAATCATATGCTTCGAGCCAAAGCAATGGAGTGCATTAGTTTGGTAGGAATGGTTGTTGGAAAGGAGAAGTTCAGGGATGATGCCAAACAG GTCATGGATGTCTTGATGTCACTGCAACAATCTCAACTGGATGCTGATGATCCAACTGCAAGTTACATGTTACAA GCATGGGCACGGCTTTGCAAGTGCCTTGGGCAGGATTTTCTCCCATATATGGGTTTTGTGATGCCTCCTTTGCTCCAGTCTGCACAACTGAAGCCCGATGTGACCATTACATCAGCGGATTCTGATACTGAatttgatgaagatgatgacag GGTCAAGTGCAATACTTAA
- the LOC114406514 gene encoding cellulose synthase-like protein E2 isoform X3, with amino-acid sequence MGRVEYSPLFETRRCRGRFIYRSFAISLFVTICFIWHYRFSHITKGEDGNWAWLGMLASKLCFGFYWVLTQALRWNLVFRQPFKDRLSQRYEKKLPRVDIFVCTADPDIEPAMMVINTVLSVMAYDYPTEKLSVYLSGDAGSQITFYALLKASNFAKHWVPFCKRFKVEPRSPSAYFKSIVSSGYPTDPSQAKELGAIKVQFQKYYDVVMPYLKAILANANDKSNHMLRAKAMECISLVGMVVGKEKFRDDAKQVMDVLMSLQQSQLDADDPTASYMLQAWARLCKCLGQDFLPYMGFVMPPLLQSAQLKPDVTITSADSDTEFDEDDDRCPFSYCY; translated from the exons ATGGGGAGGGTTGAGTACTCCCCATTGTTTGAGACAAGAAGGTGCAGAGGAAGGTTCATCTACAGGTCCTTTGCTATCTCATTATTTGTGACCATATGCTTTATATGGCATTACAGATTTAGCCACATAACAAAGGGTGAAGATGGAAACTGGGCATGGCTTGGTATGCTTGCTTCAAAGCTGTGTTTTGGCTTTTACTGGGTCCTTACTCAAGCCCTTAGATGGAACCTTGTGTTCAGACAACCCTTCAAAGACAGACTCTCTCAAAG ATATGAGAAAAAGTTGCCAAGAGTGGACATATTTGTGTGCACAGCAGATCCAGATATTGAGCCAGCAATGATGGTGATTAACACAGTGCTATCTGTTATGGCTTATGATTATCCAACTGAAAAATTGAGTGTGTATCTCTCTGGTGATGCTGGATCGCAAATCACGTTCTATGCTCTGCTAAAGGCTTCAAACTTTGCAAAACATTGGGTCCCATTCTGCAAGAGGTTCAAAGTGGAACCCAGGTCACCATCTGCATATTTTAAAAGCATAGTCTCATCAGGTTACCCTACAGACCCAAGTCAAGCCAAAGAACTGGGAGCTATTAAG GTGCAATTTCAGAAGTATTATGATGTTGTGATGCCATACTTAAAAGCTATTTTGGCGAACGCAAATGATAAATCTAATCATATGCTTCGAGCCAAAGCAATGGAGTGCATTAGTTTGGTAGGAATGGTTGTTGGAAAGGAGAAGTTCAGGGATGATGCCAAACAG GTCATGGATGTCTTGATGTCACTGCAACAATCTCAACTGGATGCTGATGATCCAACTGCAAGTTACATGTTACAA GCATGGGCACGGCTTTGCAAGTGCCTTGGGCAGGATTTTCTCCCATATATGGGTTTTGTGATGCCTCCTTTGCTCCAGTCTGCACAACTGAAGCCCGATGTGACCATTACATCAGCGGATTCTGATACTGAatttgatgaagatgatgacagGTGCCCTTTCAGTTATTGTTACTGA
- the LOC114406514 gene encoding cellulose synthase-like protein E2 isoform X1, with the protein MGRVEYSPLFETRRCRGRFIYRSFAISLFVTICFIWHYRFSHITKGEDGNWAWLGMLASKLCFGFYWVLTQALRWNLVFRQPFKDRLSQRYEKKLPRVDIFVCTADPDIEPAMMVINTVLSVMAYDYPTEKLSVYLSGDAGSQITFYALLKASNFAKHWVPFCKRFKVEPRSPSAYFKSIVSSGYPTDPSQAKELGAIKNGKQMVEEGALTALAYVADSSEVQFQKYYDVVMPYLKAILANANDKSNHMLRAKAMECISLVGMVVGKEKFRDDAKQVMDVLMSLQQSQLDADDPTASYMLQAWARLCKCLGQDFLPYMGFVMPPLLQSAQLKPDVTITSADSDTEFDEDDDRCPFSYCY; encoded by the exons ATGGGGAGGGTTGAGTACTCCCCATTGTTTGAGACAAGAAGGTGCAGAGGAAGGTTCATCTACAGGTCCTTTGCTATCTCATTATTTGTGACCATATGCTTTATATGGCATTACAGATTTAGCCACATAACAAAGGGTGAAGATGGAAACTGGGCATGGCTTGGTATGCTTGCTTCAAAGCTGTGTTTTGGCTTTTACTGGGTCCTTACTCAAGCCCTTAGATGGAACCTTGTGTTCAGACAACCCTTCAAAGACAGACTCTCTCAAAG ATATGAGAAAAAGTTGCCAAGAGTGGACATATTTGTGTGCACAGCAGATCCAGATATTGAGCCAGCAATGATGGTGATTAACACAGTGCTATCTGTTATGGCTTATGATTATCCAACTGAAAAATTGAGTGTGTATCTCTCTGGTGATGCTGGATCGCAAATCACGTTCTATGCTCTGCTAAAGGCTTCAAACTTTGCAAAACATTGGGTCCCATTCTGCAAGAGGTTCAAAGTGGAACCCAGGTCACCATCTGCATATTTTAAAAGCATAGTCTCATCAGGTTACCCTACAGACCCAAGTCAAGCCAAAGAACTGGGAGCTATTAAG AATGGGAAGCAAATGGTTGAAGAAGGGGCTTTGACAGCCTTAGCATATGTTGCAGATTCTTCAGAG GTGCAATTTCAGAAGTATTATGATGTTGTGATGCCATACTTAAAAGCTATTTTGGCGAACGCAAATGATAAATCTAATCATATGCTTCGAGCCAAAGCAATGGAGTGCATTAGTTTGGTAGGAATGGTTGTTGGAAAGGAGAAGTTCAGGGATGATGCCAAACAG GTCATGGATGTCTTGATGTCACTGCAACAATCTCAACTGGATGCTGATGATCCAACTGCAAGTTACATGTTACAA GCATGGGCACGGCTTTGCAAGTGCCTTGGGCAGGATTTTCTCCCATATATGGGTTTTGTGATGCCTCCTTTGCTCCAGTCTGCACAACTGAAGCCCGATGTGACCATTACATCAGCGGATTCTGATACTGAatttgatgaagatgatgacagGTGCCCTTTCAGTTATTGTTACTGA